In Pseudomonadaceae bacterium SI-3, the sequence CCACAACGGTTGTCAGATCGCTACCCATGATAGCCACCAGCAGAAGCGTTAACGCAGGCTGGAAGGCGGTTTGCCAGAACAGGCCTTCGCTGGTCTTGTGCTTGGCCTTCAAGGTTTCGCTGGCGATGCTCAGCAGCGACAGGCCGAGCGCAGTAACCGCGAAAAGAACCACCGCATGCGCGAAATAGGCTTGTGTGGTCTCGGAGAAATACACCACCGCCAGGCCGATCAGGAACGCGGGAATGTTCATCAGCGCGGCAAGCATCAGCGCACGGTCGAAGTAGCTTCGCTGTTGGCCTTCGTGCAGGGAAGAGATGTTCTTCAGGCAGGCGATGTCGAGGCCCAGCCGCGCCAGCAATGACAGGAATATGCCGAGAGCAACGCAAAAGAACACGGTCCCGGCAAGCTCTGGCACCAGCAGGCGCGCCAATAGGATGTTCAGGCCGAGCGTAGCGCCCGCGCCGCTGCCTTTGGTAACGATGAGCCTGGCGTATTTGACGAGGTCGGCTTTCATTCCTGGCTGGGGGGCGTCCGTGGCGTAGGCCGATTTCATTTACTGCTCCTGTTGTCACGAATTGCGACAAGCCATGTTGGCGTCCGGGTTGCTCTGCCGCTCAACGCGAGTCCACTCAAGAGCGGTTCGCAGAACGACGATGATGCAGGCGTTCCCAGTCAGCGACCGCTAAATTGGCAACTCCATCAAGAGCGCTGTCGAGGCGGAAAGTTCCTCCGTCGTCCTTACTGCCTGGCTTAATTCCTGGTTGTCGGGAGAGGGGCGGCAGGCGCTGGCGTTCTTTGGCGAACTCTTACAAAGCAGGGCCGTCCCATTTTTGACGGCTTTGGCTTTTTAACGACGTGCGATAAGGGGAATGGCGATGCTGGATTTGCGTGGTGTAGGTGGCTTTGAGCTGCTGAAACGCACCTTCAAGGAGTTCAGCAATGACGACATGACTACCTATGCGTCGGCATTGGCGTACCGGGCCATCTTCTCGTTGTTTCCCTTTCTGCTGTTTCTGATTTCGCTGCTTGGTCTGCTAGATCTGCAAGAGTTTTTCACCTGGCTCCGTGAGCAGGTATCGCTGGTGTTGCCACCCGACGCCCTGAGCCTGGTCAACCCTGTCATTGACGAGATGCAGGAGAAAAAAGGTGGCTTCCTTTCCTTCGGTATTCTCGTGGCGTTGTGGTCGGCCTCGATTGGGGTGCGCTCGTTGATGAACGCGATGAACAGGGCCTACGACGTCGAAGAAGAGCGGCCAACCTGGAAGCTGATCCTCCTCTCGGTGGTATACACCATCGGTCTGGCGCTGATTCTGCTGGCTACCGCCGCACTGATGATTGTCGGCCCACAAGTCTTCGAGTGGCTGGCCGATCAGGTTGGCCTGAAGGAGATCGTGGTCACCCTCTGGACCTGGCTGCGCTGGCCGGTCGTGGTGGTGCTGATGATGCTGGTGCTGGCGGTAATCTATTACGTCACGCCCGATGTCGAGCAGGAGTTCCGCTTCATCACCCCAGGCTCGGTGCTTGCTGTGATCGTCTGGATTGCCGCCTCCATCGCCTTCGGCTTGTATGTACAGAACTTCGGTAACTACGACGCGACTTACGGAAGCATCGGGGCGGTCATCGTTCTTCTGCTGTACTTCTATATTTCGGCGGCGGTCCTGCTCTTCGGTGCTGAGATGAATGCCGTAATCGAACATGCCTCGGCAGAGGGCAAGGCTGAGGGCGACAAGCGAGTCGACGGCTAGCGCGCCGAAGTAACGCGGATGCGTCTGCGAACAACCGCTTAGGTCGGTGGTCCATTGATTTCATTGCAGAATCTTTCGGGCAAATGGCTCTGTTGTGGCCTCGTAACAGACGGCTGAGACAGCTAGCTGAACCGGGCTCCGAAGGCTCTGCATCGAGACCTAACGGAGACGCTCCACTTTGCACATCGCCGACATGACCATGTTCTACGCACCCGCCAGCGGCGGGGTGCGTACTTATCTCGAGGCTAAACACCGCCGTCTCCAGCTCTATGCAGGCGTT encodes:
- a CDS encoding ribonuclease BN gives rise to the protein MAMLDLRGVGGFELLKRTFKEFSNDDMTTYASALAYRAIFSLFPFLLFLISLLGLLDLQEFFTWLREQVSLVLPPDALSLVNPVIDEMQEKKGGFLSFGILVALWSASIGVRSLMNAMNRAYDVEEERPTWKLILLSVVYTIGLALILLATAALMIVGPQVFEWLADQVGLKEIVVTLWTWLRWPVVVVLMMLVLAVIYYVTPDVEQEFRFITPGSVLAVIVWIAASIAFGLYVQNFGNYDATYGSIGAVIVLLLYFYISAAVLLFGAEMNAVIEHASAEGKAEGDKRVDG